In one Erinaceus europaeus chromosome 3, mEriEur2.1, whole genome shotgun sequence genomic region, the following are encoded:
- the NRXN1 gene encoding neurexin-1 isoform X37, translating into MDMRWHCENSQTTDDILVASAECPSDDEDIDPCEPSSANPTRAGGREPYPGSAEVIRESSSTTGMVVGIVAAAALCILILLYAMYKYRNRDEGSYHVDESRNYISNSAQSNGAVVKEKQPSSAKSANKNKKNKDKEYYV; encoded by the exons accacAGATGACATCCTTGTGGCCTCAGCAGAGTGTCCCAGCGATGACGAGGACATTGACCCCTGTGAGCCGAGCTCAG CCAACCCAACTCGAGCAGGTGGGAGAGAGCCATACCCAGGATCAGCCGAAGTAATTCGGGAGTCCAGCAGTACCACAGGCATGGTGGTGGGGATAGTAGCTGCTGCTGCCCTGTGCATCCTCATCTTGCTCTATGCCATGTACAAGTACAGAAACCGGGATGAAGGTTCATACCATGTGGATGAAAGTAGAAACTACATCAGTAACTCAGCACAGTCCAATGGGGCTGTTGTAAAGGAAAAACAGCCCAGCAGTGCAAAAAGCgccaacaaaaataagaaaaacaaggatAAAGAGTATTACGTCTGA
- the NRXN1 gene encoding neurexin-1 isoform X36 has translation MDMRWHCENSQTTDDILVASAECPSDDEDIDPCEPSSGGLANPTRAGGREPYPGSAEVIRESSSTTGMVVGIVAAAALCILILLYAMYKYRNRDEGSYHVDESRNYISNSAQSNGAVVKEKQPSSAKSANKNKKNKDKEYYV, from the exons accacAGATGACATCCTTGTGGCCTCAGCAGAGTGTCCCAGCGATGACGAGGACATTGACCCCTGTGAGCCGAGCTCAGGTGGGTTAG CCAACCCAACTCGAGCAGGTGGGAGAGAGCCATACCCAGGATCAGCCGAAGTAATTCGGGAGTCCAGCAGTACCACAGGCATGGTGGTGGGGATAGTAGCTGCTGCTGCCCTGTGCATCCTCATCTTGCTCTATGCCATGTACAAGTACAGAAACCGGGATGAAGGTTCATACCATGTGGATGAAAGTAGAAACTACATCAGTAACTCAGCACAGTCCAATGGGGCTGTTGTAAAGGAAAAACAGCCCAGCAGTGCAAAAAGCgccaacaaaaataagaaaaacaaggatAAAGAGTATTACGTCTGA